The proteins below come from a single Parageobacillus toebii NBRC 107807 genomic window:
- a CDS encoding uroporphyrinogen-III synthase — MSGPLSGKTVLVTRGKEQAKAFSEKLRKAGATPIEIPLISISPSSHREEIERCVRQLSDYDWLIFTSANGVRFFFPFVKKETPLPKVAVVGKKTAAALKTYGVSPAAIPSEFVAEGMIEALKPLVKPRDRVLLVKGNLARPVLRDALINMGADVTDLIVYETLMNESGKEQLLYLLRERKLDVITFTSSSTVQSFIRMMEKEDIASLLSGCVIACIGPITKETAEKAGLAVHICPDEYTIDDMIKEMELYFAKRTMEGKINGNITI, encoded by the coding sequence GTGAGCGGTCCGTTGTCGGGAAAAACGGTGCTTGTGACAAGAGGAAAAGAACAGGCGAAAGCGTTCTCTGAAAAACTACGCAAAGCAGGAGCAACGCCGATTGAAATTCCGCTTATTTCGATTTCTCCTTCTTCCCATCGTGAAGAAATTGAACGATGTGTGCGTCAGCTTTCCGATTATGATTGGCTCATTTTTACAAGCGCAAATGGTGTCCGTTTTTTCTTCCCATTTGTCAAAAAGGAAACTCCGCTTCCAAAAGTGGCGGTAGTCGGAAAGAAAACGGCGGCGGCTTTAAAAACGTATGGCGTTTCTCCTGCTGCCATTCCTAGCGAATTTGTCGCCGAAGGGATGATCGAGGCGCTAAAACCGCTTGTTAAGCCGCGCGACCGCGTTCTTTTAGTGAAAGGAAATTTAGCAAGGCCGGTATTGCGTGATGCGCTGATCAATATGGGAGCAGACGTAACGGACCTTATTGTGTATGAAACATTGATGAATGAATCAGGAAAAGAACAATTGTTATATCTGTTGCGGGAAAGAAAACTGGATGTGATCACGTTTACAAGTTCCTCTACCGTACAAAGCTTTATACGGATGATGGAAAAAGAAGATATCGCTTCACTACTTAGCGGCTGCGTGATCGCCTGCATCGGTCCGATTACGAAGGAAACAGCAGAAAAAGCGGGACTTGCCGTGCATATTTGTCCAGACGAGTATACGATTGATGATATGATAAAAGAAATGGAATTATATTTTGCAAAAAGGACGATGGAGGGAAAAATAAATGGCAACATTACAATTTGA
- the hemC gene encoding hydroxymethylbilane synthase, which translates to MRKIIVGSRRSKLALTQTNWVIERLRQLGAPFEFEVKEIVTKGDKIIDVTLSKVGGKGLFVKEIEHAMLNGEIDMAVHSMKDMPAVLPDGLIIGCVPPREDHHDVLISKNKETFANLPSGAIVGTSSLRRSAQILAKRPDLKIKWIRGNIDTRLAKLQNEDYDAIILAAAGLVRMGWARDVITEYLSTDVCLPAVGQGALAVECRENDEELREWLQKLNDVHTERAVLAERVFLQQMEGGCQVPIAGYAYIDDREDIVLTALVASPDGKEIYKETVSGSNPEEVGTNAAKMLIERGAKALIDRIKEEMNRQ; encoded by the coding sequence ATGCGAAAAATCATCGTTGGATCGCGCCGCAGCAAACTTGCGCTCACCCAGACGAACTGGGTCATCGAGCGGCTTCGGCAATTAGGAGCGCCGTTTGAATTTGAAGTAAAAGAAATTGTCACCAAAGGGGACAAAATTATTGATGTGACGTTATCCAAAGTCGGTGGCAAAGGATTGTTCGTAAAAGAAATTGAACATGCAATGCTAAACGGCGAAATTGATATGGCAGTACATAGCATGAAAGATATGCCCGCTGTTTTGCCTGATGGTCTTATCATTGGCTGCGTGCCGCCGCGTGAGGATCATCATGATGTGTTGATTAGTAAAAACAAAGAAACGTTTGCGAATCTTCCAAGTGGAGCGATCGTTGGGACAAGCAGTTTGCGCCGTTCTGCACAAATACTGGCAAAACGGCCGGATTTAAAGATCAAATGGATTCGCGGCAATATCGATACGAGACTTGCGAAGCTGCAAAACGAAGATTACGACGCCATTATTCTTGCGGCGGCCGGATTAGTGCGCATGGGTTGGGCAAGAGATGTCATTACGGAATATTTATCAACAGATGTATGTCTTCCTGCTGTTGGACAAGGAGCGCTGGCGGTGGAATGCCGCGAAAATGATGAAGAATTGCGGGAATGGCTGCAAAAATTAAACGATGTTCACACCGAGCGGGCTGTTTTGGCCGAACGTGTATTTTTACAACAAATGGAAGGCGGCTGTCAAGTGCCGATTGCGGGATATGCATATATTGACGATCGCGAGGATATCGTTTTAACCGCTCTTGTTGCTTCTCCAGACGGAAAAGAGATATATAAAGAAACGGTAAGCGGATCGAATCCGGAAGAAGTCGGAACGAACGCTGCGAAAATGTTAATAGAGCGTGGCGCGAAAGCATTAATTGATCGTATTAAAGAGGAGATGAATCGACAGTGA
- the ccsA gene encoding cytochrome c biogenesis protein: MLEMTMPRLYELSILLYVLSILLYFTDFLQRNRKANQVAFWLLSIVWMLQTFFFLFRIIQTGRFPILTMSEGLYFYAWLLITLSLIINRLMRVDFIVFFTNVLAFLILAIHTFAPNHHQSPAVAERLISELLMIHITMALLAYAAFSLSFIFSVLYMLQYSLLKRKKWGERLWRMADLTKLDFMSYVLNLIGLPMLLLGLILGVIWAYIKVEDFHWYDVKVLGSFVVLAVYSIYFYKRIVQQVQGKMIALWNIGSFLFLLVNFLLFGSLSKFHFWYS, translated from the coding sequence ATGTTAGAGATGACCATGCCCCGGTTATATGAGCTGTCTATTCTTTTGTACGTATTGTCTATACTTTTATATTTTACTGATTTTCTCCAACGTAACCGGAAGGCGAATCAAGTCGCTTTCTGGTTACTTTCTATTGTTTGGATGCTGCAAACATTTTTTTTCTTGTTTCGCATCATACAGACAGGGCGTTTTCCAATTTTAACGATGTCGGAAGGCCTCTATTTTTACGCATGGTTGCTCATTACGTTATCTCTTATCATTAACCGGTTGATGCGCGTTGATTTTATCGTCTTTTTTACGAACGTGCTAGCGTTTTTAATTTTGGCGATTCATACGTTCGCGCCAAATCACCATCAGTCACCGGCTGTTGCCGAAAGGCTGATTTCTGAATTGCTAATGATTCATATTACAATGGCATTATTAGCATATGCGGCGTTTTCGCTTTCGTTTATTTTTTCGGTATTGTACATGTTGCAATACAGCTTATTGAAACGGAAAAAATGGGGAGAACGGTTATGGCGGATGGCTGATTTAACGAAATTAGATTTTATGTCTTATGTTTTAAATTTAATTGGATTGCCTATGTTGTTATTAGGATTGATTCTTGGAGTGATTTGGGCCTATATCAAAGTGGAAGATTTTCATTGGTATGATGTGAAAGTGTTAGGTTCGTTTGTTGTACTTGCAGTGTACAGTATTTACTTTTACAAGCGCATTGTCCAGCAAGTGCAAGGAAAAATGATTGCACTATGGAATATCGGTTCGTTTTTATTTTTATTGGTAAACTTTCTCTTATTCGGTAGTTTATCGAAATTTCATTTTTGGTATTCGTAG
- the hemA gene encoding glutamyl-tRNA reductase, with product MHIVVVGVNYKTAPVEIREKLTFSESELVDAMKQLQQQKSILENVIVSTCNRTEVYAVVDQLHTGRYYIKSFLANWFHVEIDALTPYLNIMENEAAIEHLFRVASGLDSMILGETQILGQVKSSYLLAQEHGTIGTIFNQLFKQAVTFAKRAHSETEIGANAVSVSYAAVELAKKIFGDLSSKHVLIIGAGKMGELAAQNLYGSGVGKVTVVNRTLEKAEQLAKKFSGTAKSLCELSCALLEADIVISSTGAKDYIITKEMMVHVEKMRKGRPLFMVDIAVPRDLDPALAELESVFLYDIDDLEGIVQANLEERKKAAEQIERMIGTELVAFQQWLHTLGVVPVIAALREKALAIQAETMRSIERKLPHLSERDRKVLNKHTKSIINQLLRDPILRAKELAAEPNAEEALQLFMKIFNIEDEVKAQKQAKTDGQRAAMPSLQS from the coding sequence GTGCATATTGTTGTTGTTGGCGTAAACTATAAAACGGCCCCTGTTGAAATCCGTGAAAAACTCACGTTTAGTGAGTCGGAATTGGTCGATGCAATGAAGCAATTGCAGCAGCAAAAAAGCATTTTAGAAAATGTGATTGTTTCTACATGCAATCGTACCGAAGTTTATGCAGTTGTTGATCAGCTGCATACCGGTCGTTATTATATAAAATCATTTTTGGCCAATTGGTTTCATGTGGAAATCGATGCGCTTACACCTTATTTAAACATTATGGAAAATGAGGCAGCGATCGAACATTTATTCCGTGTTGCTTCTGGTTTAGATTCGATGATTTTAGGAGAAACACAAATTTTAGGTCAAGTAAAATCAAGTTATCTTCTTGCTCAAGAACATGGAACGATTGGTACAATATTTAATCAGTTATTCAAGCAGGCGGTCACATTTGCAAAGCGCGCCCATTCCGAAACAGAAATCGGCGCAAACGCCGTGTCTGTAAGTTACGCGGCAGTAGAATTAGCGAAAAAGATTTTCGGGGATTTATCTTCGAAACATGTTTTAATTATCGGCGCTGGCAAAATGGGAGAATTGGCGGCGCAAAATTTATATGGAAGTGGCGTAGGAAAAGTAACCGTTGTCAACCGAACGCTCGAAAAAGCAGAGCAGCTGGCGAAAAAGTTTTCAGGTACGGCAAAATCGCTTTGTGAGCTATCCTGTGCGCTTCTGGAGGCGGACATTGTTATTAGCTCTACTGGAGCAAAAGATTATATCATCACGAAAGAAATGATGGTTCATGTAGAAAAAATGCGGAAAGGACGCCCGCTATTTATGGTCGATATCGCTGTTCCGCGAGATTTAGACCCAGCGCTTGCCGAGTTAGAAAGCGTCTTTTTATATGATATTGACGATTTAGAAGGAATCGTGCAAGCGAATTTAGAAGAGCGCAAAAAAGCGGCAGAGCAAATTGAACGTATGATCGGAACAGAGCTTGTTGCCTTCCAGCAATGGCTTCATACGCTCGGCGTTGTGCCTGTTATTGCGGCGCTTCGTGAAAAAGCGCTGGCGATTCAAGCGGAGACAATGCGGAGCATTGAACGGAAATTGCCGCATTTATCGGAACGTGACCGGAAAGTATTGAACAAACACACAAAAAGCATTATTAATCAATTGCTGCGCGATCCGATTTTACGCGCAAAAGAGTTGGCAGCTGAACCAAATGCCGAAGAAGCGTTGCAATTGTTTATGAAAATTTTTAATATCGAAGACGAAGTGAAAGCACAAAAGCAAGCAAAAACGGATGGTCAACGCGCCGCTATGCCGTCTCTACAGTCATAA
- a CDS encoding LiaI-LiaF-like domain-containing protein, protein MKKQAAFSGIILVGLGVYFFANQLHSSFAHLFQDWPALLMILGAALIGQAYSAREYQHLFPGIILFGFGLHILLVHWFKQWPNHIGVFFFIIAIAFFISSRKVKSGLGQSIFFLALAFIMLFSEHFQPLFYIVETGIASIWKFWPLGLILAGIYILLVKRK, encoded by the coding sequence ATGAAAAAACAAGCTGCGTTCTCTGGCATTATTCTTGTTGGACTGGGCGTTTACTTTTTTGCCAATCAGCTTCACTCCTCATTTGCCCATCTTTTTCAAGACTGGCCAGCACTGTTAATGATTCTCGGGGCGGCGCTGATCGGCCAGGCGTATTCCGCCCGTGAATACCAACACCTATTTCCAGGCATCATTTTGTTTGGATTCGGACTTCACATTTTACTTGTCCATTGGTTCAAACAATGGCCAAATCATATCGGCGTCTTTTTCTTTATCATTGCGATAGCATTTTTCATTAGCTCCCGAAAAGTAAAAAGCGGTCTTGGCCAAAGCATCTTTTTTTTAGCATTAGCCTTTATTATGCTGTTTTCCGAACATTTTCAGCCGCTGTTTTATATTGTCGAAACAGGCATTGCATCGATTTGGAAGTTTTGGCCGCTTGGGCTAATCCTTGCGGGTATATACATATTATTGGTAAAGAGGAAATAA